A genomic region of Methanothermobacter thermautotrophicus str. Delta H contains the following coding sequences:
- the mer gene encoding 5,10-methylenetetrahydromethanopterin reductase, translated as MKFGIEFVPNEPIEKIVKLVKLAEDVGFEYAWITDHYNNKNVYETLALIAEGTETIKLGPGVTNPYVRSPAITASAIATLDELSNGRATLGIGPGDKATFDALGIEWVKPVSTIRDAIAMMRTLLAGEKTESGAQLMGVKAVQEKIPIYMGAQGPMMLKTAGEISDGALINASNPKDFEAAVPLIKEGAESAGKSLSDIDVAAYTCCSIDEDSAAAANAAKIVVAFIAAGSPPPVFERHGLPADTGAKFGELLGKGDFGGAIGAVDDALMEAFSVVGTPDEFIPKIEALGEMGVTQYVAGSPIGPDKEKSIKLLGEVIASF; from the coding sequence ATGAAGTTTGGTATCGAATTTGTTCCAAATGAGCCAATAGAAAAGATAGTGAAGCTCGTGAAACTGGCTGAAGACGTGGGCTTCGAATACGCCTGGATCACAGACCACTACAACAACAAGAACGTATACGAAACCCTTGCATTAATCGCAGAGGGAACAGAAACAATAAAACTCGGACCCGGTGTGACAAACCCCTACGTGAGGAGCCCAGCCATAACAGCCTCAGCCATAGCCACACTCGACGAGCTTTCAAACGGAAGAGCAACACTAGGTATTGGCCCAGGTGACAAAGCCACCTTCGATGCCCTTGGAATTGAATGGGTTAAACCCGTTTCAACAATAAGAGATGCCATCGCAATGATGAGGACACTCCTCGCCGGTGAAAAAACCGAAAGTGGTGCCCAGCTAATGGGTGTGAAGGCTGTCCAGGAAAAAATCCCAATATACATGGGTGCACAGGGTCCAATGATGCTCAAAACAGCAGGTGAAATCTCAGACGGTGCTCTTATAAACGCATCCAACCCAAAGGACTTCGAAGCAGCAGTCCCACTCATAAAAGAGGGTGCTGAATCCGCAGGTAAAAGCCTGTCCGACATTGACGTTGCAGCCTACACATGCTGTTCAATAGATGAAGACTCAGCTGCAGCTGCAAACGCAGCAAAAATAGTTGTAGCATTCATCGCTGCAGGATCACCACCACCAGTATTTGAAAGACACGGCCTCCCAGCTGACACAGGAGCAAAATTCGGTGAACTCCTCGGTAAAGGTGACTTTGGTGGTGCAATAGGAGCAGTTGATGACGCCCTCATGGAAGCATTCTCAGTTGTTGGTACACCTGACGAATTCATACCAAAAATTGAGGCCCTCGGTGAAATGGGCGTGACCCAGTACGTTGCAGGATCACCAATAGGTCCAGACAAAGAAAAATCAATAAAACTCCTGGGAGAAGTTATAGCAAGCTTCTAA
- a CDS encoding glycosyltransferase family 20 protein: protein MSELQKRAMRFLEDKNPVIVSNRGPVEFFKENDETVMKRGAGGLVSTLLPLVERFSGVWISSAMTVEDARVASGYPENRVPLPEDDPRFTVSFVIVDRERYESYYSIISNPLLWFVQHYMWNTPYDPQIDDKVYRAWEDGYVHVNKKFGDKVISEIERNEKDSLIMLQDYHLYLCPFFIKKEIGDVFLSHFIHIPWPQRDYFNILPERMRADIIGGLLSNTILGFHIERYCANFFECCEDLGYEVDGDRGIVRNGDEKTLVKSYPISVDPESMERTVSSPTFMEKDEFVRKLKGNMFLIYRTDRADLSKNIIRGFRAYELFLRDHPEFHGKVKFLATGKPTRQQIREYRNYSEEVKDTVEEINEKYGTDEWKPIEYIYRADYELVAAAFKNYDCLIVNPIADGMNIVPKEAAIINREDGALILSERAGCYDELAEHVIGVNPFDIKETADAIYSAMKMSPGKRKKLSEGLKSRVLKRTIYHWINEQFDDFEDLWES, encoded by the coding sequence GTGAGTGAGCTTCAGAAACGTGCCATGAGGTTTCTTGAAGACAAGAACCCCGTTATTGTATCCAACAGGGGGCCTGTGGAATTCTTCAAGGAAAATGATGAAACTGTTATGAAGAGGGGTGCCGGTGGCCTTGTCTCAACACTGCTGCCCCTCGTTGAAAGGTTCAGTGGTGTCTGGATTTCAAGTGCAATGACAGTTGAGGATGCAAGGGTCGCCTCAGGGTACCCTGAGAACAGGGTTCCACTCCCTGAAGATGATCCCAGATTCACGGTTTCATTCGTTATAGTGGATCGTGAACGATATGAGTCATACTACAGCATTATAAGCAATCCTCTTCTCTGGTTCGTCCAGCACTACATGTGGAATACTCCCTACGATCCTCAGATAGATGATAAAGTTTACCGTGCCTGGGAAGATGGCTATGTCCATGTCAATAAAAAATTTGGGGATAAGGTGATATCTGAAATTGAGAGAAATGAAAAGGATTCCCTGATTATGTTACAGGATTACCATCTTTATTTATGTCCTTTCTTCATAAAAAAGGAAATTGGTGACGTCTTTTTAAGTCACTTCATACATATACCCTGGCCACAAAGGGATTACTTCAATATACTTCCTGAAAGGATGAGGGCTGACATAATAGGAGGCCTTCTATCAAATACCATCCTCGGCTTCCATATAGAGAGATACTGCGCCAATTTCTTTGAGTGCTGTGAGGACCTTGGTTATGAGGTTGACGGGGACAGAGGTATCGTGAGGAACGGGGATGAAAAAACCCTTGTTAAAAGTTATCCCATATCTGTTGACCCTGAAAGCATGGAAAGGACCGTCAGCTCCCCCACCTTCATGGAAAAGGATGAATTTGTTCGGAAATTAAAGGGGAACATGTTTCTCATATACCGCACAGATAGGGCTGATCTCAGCAAAAACATAATACGTGGTTTCCGGGCCTATGAATTATTTTTGAGGGATCATCCAGAATTTCATGGAAAGGTAAAGTTTCTTGCAACCGGTAAACCAACAAGACAGCAGATAAGAGAATACAGGAATTACTCTGAGGAGGTCAAAGATACTGTAGAGGAGATCAACGAGAAATATGGTACAGATGAATGGAAACCCATTGAATACATTTACCGTGCCGACTACGAACTTGTTGCAGCCGCCTTCAAGAACTATGACTGCCTGATTGTAAATCCCATTGCAGATGGTATGAACATCGTGCCAAAGGAGGCTGCGATTATCAATAGAGAAGATGGTGCCCTGATACTCTCAGAACGGGCTGGATGCTATGATGAACTTGCTGAGCATGTAATAGGTGTAAACCCCTTTGATATAAAGGAAACTGCAGATGCGATTTACAGTGCCATGAAAATGAGTCCCGGGAAAAGGAAGAAGCTTTCAGAAGGTCTTAAGTCAAGGGTCCTTAAAAGAACAATCTACCACTGGATCAACGAGCAGTTCGATGATTTTGAGGATCTATGGGAAAGTTAA
- a CDS encoding phosphomannomutase produces MARYVQDIRGSVNRDIDCQFALNLGMLIGDYVSCKRVLIGRDAHTPSQLIKRAIGTGLMAAGVDVIDFGVATVPVIHHHMKSFDTHLMINVSRSPLRADEINIKLLSNHEIPLEQRPTLYAEYEELGKLMYVDNYLESYVRSVLQLIVPSVSEREFMVVLGCDEGSPHNVEGEILNQLGCQTINITFRGSLFGKNFPIANPSSIAMISDVVKAVGADMGVILDNDRDTIFFIDERGQLLRDQTVLSIFAGHYLSRGDGPVVSSVVASKSLERVSRGRLIRTSVNNVLNEVHTNNAVFGGDEPGMYIFPEFQCCYDATFALLKMLEIITEENRTLHDLASEIGKYSRVEFSVECPNEFKDTVIERLLEQFQESDPELIDGIRVEDRAGVILIRPSRFEPVLRVYIESESPEETQKRSRDMIDLIKKEMSDLYGE; encoded by the coding sequence ATGGCACGGTATGTACAGGATATAAGGGGTTCCGTTAACCGGGATATAGACTGTCAGTTTGCACTCAACCTCGGGATGCTGATTGGGGACTATGTGAGCTGCAAACGCGTCCTCATAGGACGGGATGCCCACACCCCATCTCAACTTATAAAGAGGGCCATCGGAACGGGATTGATGGCTGCAGGTGTGGATGTAATCGATTTCGGTGTGGCCACAGTTCCGGTTATACACCACCACATGAAGAGTTTCGATACCCATCTCATGATAAACGTTTCCCGTTCACCACTCCGTGCAGATGAAATAAACATCAAACTTCTCAGCAACCATGAAATACCCCTTGAACAGCGTCCCACCCTCTATGCGGAATATGAGGAACTTGGAAAGCTGATGTATGTTGATAATTATCTTGAATCCTATGTTAGATCTGTTCTTCAGTTGATAGTCCCCTCTGTTAGTGAAAGGGAGTTCATGGTTGTGCTTGGATGCGATGAGGGCTCCCCCCATAACGTTGAAGGTGAGATACTCAACCAGCTTGGGTGTCAGACCATCAACATCACATTCAGGGGATCCCTCTTTGGTAAAAACTTTCCCATCGCAAATCCATCCAGCATAGCCATGATTTCAGATGTTGTTAAGGCCGTGGGTGCAGACATGGGGGTTATACTGGACAATGACCGGGATACTATCTTCTTTATAGATGAGAGGGGACAGCTACTAAGGGATCAGACTGTTCTATCAATATTTGCAGGGCATTACCTTTCAAGGGGGGATGGGCCAGTGGTGTCCTCTGTGGTTGCATCAAAATCCCTGGAGAGGGTTAGCAGAGGACGTCTCATAAGGACATCTGTTAACAACGTTCTCAATGAGGTTCACACAAACAATGCTGTTTTTGGCGGTGATGAACCTGGAATGTACATATTCCCTGAATTTCAGTGCTGCTATGACGCCACCTTCGCACTTTTAAAGATGCTCGAAATCATTACAGAGGAGAACAGGACACTCCACGACCTGGCATCTGAGATAGGTAAGTACAGCAGGGTTGAATTCAGTGTCGAATGTCCGAACGAGTTTAAGGATACTGTTATTGAGAGACTGCTGGAGCAGTTTCAGGAAAGTGATCCTGAACTTATTGATGGTATACGGGTTGAGGACCGGGCGGGAGTTATTCTTATAAGGCCCTCAAGATTTGAACCCGTTCTGAGGGTTTATATTGAATCAGAATCCCCGGAGGAAACCCAGAAAAGATCACGTGATATGATAGATCTTATAAAGAAAGAAATGAGTGATCTGTATGGTGAGTGA
- a CDS encoding nucleotidyltransferase family protein, which produces MTSVVVMAGGKGTRIRPLTFSRPKPLVPVANRPILDYIIHRVLDSGYSKVVMTLGYLKDQIRSHVLAEYPEIDFRFSVEKKPLGTAGGVKAAASEINETFIVLSGDVIFDLDLREMVKFHRKKNALVTVALTPVEDPSHYGIAVLDDDGKIKRFHEKPRPEEVFSKIANAGIYVMEPEVIEHIPQGSSDFSADIFPVLIERDAGMYGFLFDGYWNDAGKPNTFLRANHDVLNGTVTPEPDGEIAEEVPGRFGKIWIGRDVVIGDRVRIVGPAVLGDGSRVDDGAYIGKNTVIGSRVNVGENSFIRGSVILDGCVIGRGSQLLNCVVDEDCEIGAGCAIDRCAIIGRGAFIGPSTVIRSHCSVSNRLRILSGSLVDSDYPLVPE; this is translated from the coding sequence ATGACATCTGTTGTTGTCATGGCGGGGGGAAAGGGTACAAGAATAAGACCCTTAACATTCTCAAGGCCAAAACCACTTGTACCTGTTGCAAACAGGCCAATCCTCGATTACATAATCCATAGGGTTCTTGATTCTGGTTACAGTAAGGTTGTGATGACCCTTGGGTACCTTAAAGATCAGATAAGATCCCACGTTCTCGCAGAGTACCCTGAGATTGACTTTAGATTCTCAGTCGAAAAGAAGCCACTTGGAACTGCTGGAGGTGTGAAGGCAGCCGCCAGTGAAATAAATGAAACCTTCATTGTACTCAGTGGCGATGTAATCTTTGATCTTGATCTGCGAGAAATGGTAAAATTCCACAGAAAAAAGAATGCCCTTGTCACAGTGGCGCTCACACCAGTTGAAGATCCCTCACATTATGGAATAGCGGTTCTCGATGATGATGGGAAGATAAAACGATTCCATGAGAAACCACGCCCCGAAGAGGTCTTCAGCAAAATCGCCAATGCTGGCATATATGTGATGGAACCGGAGGTCATTGAACACATCCCCCAGGGAAGCTCTGACTTTTCAGCCGATATTTTCCCTGTTCTGATAGAGAGGGATGCCGGGATGTATGGATTCCTTTTCGACGGATACTGGAATGATGCCGGCAAACCCAACACATTCTTAAGGGCCAATCATGATGTCTTGAATGGAACAGTGACTCCTGAACCTGATGGTGAGATAGCTGAGGAGGTGCCCGGTAGATTTGGAAAGATATGGATCGGCAGGGATGTCGTTATCGGTGACAGGGTCCGTATTGTGGGACCAGCGGTACTCGGGGATGGTTCAAGGGTAGATGATGGTGCATACATAGGTAAAAACACCGTGATTGGATCCCGTGTTAACGTGGGGGAGAACAGCTTTATAAGGGGGTCTGTTATTCTTGATGGCTGTGTGATTGGAAGAGGTTCTCAGCTTCTAAACTGTGTTGTAGATGAAGACTGTGAAATAGGAGCAGGATGTGCAATTGACAGATGCGCAATAATTGGTCGCGGGGCATTTATAGGTCCCTCCACCGTTATCAGATCTCACTGCAGCGTCAGTAACCGTCTCAGGATATTATCTGGCTCCCTTGTGGACTCAGACTATCCGCTGGTACCTGAGTGA
- the otsB gene encoding trehalose-phosphatase translates to MPDYLFDFLDELKFLRNGRKTAIITDIDGTISEIAPTPEEAVVDDEMRDVLRDLASRYRVLAFISGRPVREALRMVGVPGAVYVGNHGLEYIINGNYQRFSEVEEYIPLIKKCALELRDKIDEENVIFEDKGICYSIHYRQCTDPELSRKRILKNLQEIPESKGLKVDHGRMLVELKPPLHYNKGFIVRKILEDSDVSSAVYLGDDITDADAFREIRKLESERGMKNVPILVLSKEIPPEVKNSARFFVYGISEVLRFFRWLLK, encoded by the coding sequence ATGCCTGATTATCTATTTGATTTTCTGGATGAACTGAAGTTTCTGAGGAATGGCAGGAAAACAGCGATAATTACAGACATCGATGGCACCATAAGTGAAATAGCACCGACACCTGAAGAAGCCGTTGTAGACGATGAAATGAGGGATGTGCTGAGGGACCTCGCATCAAGATACAGAGTCCTGGCATTTATAAGTGGAAGACCTGTCCGTGAGGCACTCCGCATGGTTGGGGTTCCCGGTGCAGTTTATGTTGGAAACCACGGCCTTGAGTATATAATAAATGGGAATTATCAGCGCTTCAGTGAGGTTGAAGAATACATCCCTTTAATAAAAAAATGTGCCCTTGAACTCAGGGATAAGATAGATGAAGAGAACGTCATCTTCGAGGATAAGGGCATCTGTTATTCCATACATTACCGTCAGTGCACTGACCCTGAGCTGTCACGCAAAAGGATACTCAAAAACCTGCAGGAGATACCTGAATCAAAGGGGCTTAAGGTGGACCATGGAAGAATGCTTGTGGAACTCAAACCACCCCTTCATTACAACAAGGGCTTCATAGTGCGGAAGATACTGGAGGATTCTGATGTGTCATCCGCAGTGTACCTTGGAGATGATATAACAGATGCTGATGCCTTCAGGGAAATCAGAAAACTTGAATCAGAAAGAGGCATGAAAAACGTCCCCATCCTTGTATTATCAAAAGAAATACCTCCTGAGGTAAAGAACAGCGCTCGATTTTTTGTCTATGGCATCTCCGAAGTTCTTAGATTTTTCAGATGGCTCCTAAAATAG
- a CDS encoding MutS-related protein, with translation MNSRDSVGPILTEVGGIGERLARKIIDEFGGEDELLRAVKNLEIDRLVAIEGISQRRAIEIANKLLGNPLPSFLKTEKAFQIYRDILELMMSYAHTDYARNRIMLLHPTTDTASMREHIRMVMEAKKMVEELPVEKLRGLLSNIDRPRDPPINFNPSKAILVETREDYDLLIDMGLNRYHPVILNPDPGELDEYELIIYVYSEGMLELEDTFSTIMVTADSDKHEIVPECVLNYFRKNLELFRNALEIKRILGMETCLHEVVEIMDELQAAGGEEVDIDEVVNSVKAWADMKLRDLIKDIDLSGDEVLTLLNQGMTAKLERIFDDVLSEARSMIKKRSGVEFDPFIKSYPLKIDQREVERVKRLEAASRNLREFEVKVDAATRLGELRGAVEGEIRDIMEFDYRLALGLFAHEYELTEPEFGDEISLRGALHLNLVGSRKPQRVDYRIGDPDNVVLLTGANSGGKTTLLETLAQVTIMAQMGLPVCALEACVRVVDEVYFISKKRSLDAGAFESFIRTFTPVTTSENSKLILLDELEAITELEAAVKIIATFIEFIGESSSLAVIVTHMAREIMKYVDVRVDGIEARGLDDDYNLIVDRTPRINYLARSTPELIIRMIYEKSSDDERIVYGRILEKFQKTDKAEEQ, from the coding sequence ATGAATTCCAGAGATTCAGTGGGGCCAATCCTTACAGAGGTCGGTGGAATAGGGGAGAGACTGGCCAGGAAGATAATAGATGAATTTGGTGGGGAGGATGAGCTCCTCAGGGCAGTTAAAAACCTTGAGATTGATCGGCTTGTGGCAATTGAGGGTATAAGCCAGCGCAGGGCCATTGAAATAGCCAACAAACTCCTAGGAAACCCATTACCATCATTTTTAAAAACAGAGAAGGCATTTCAGATATACCGTGATATACTGGAATTAATGATGTCATATGCCCATACAGACTACGCCCGTAACCGTATAATGCTCCTTCATCCCACCACAGACACCGCTTCCATGAGGGAACATATAAGAATGGTCATGGAAGCGAAGAAGATGGTGGAGGAACTTCCTGTTGAGAAACTTCGGGGACTTCTCAGTAATATAGACAGACCCCGGGACCCGCCCATAAACTTCAATCCATCGAAGGCCATCCTGGTGGAGACACGGGAGGACTACGACCTCCTCATAGACATGGGACTCAACCGTTACCATCCTGTTATTCTCAATCCGGACCCTGGTGAACTGGATGAATATGAACTCATAATCTATGTCTACTCTGAGGGAATGCTTGAACTTGAGGATACATTCAGCACCATAATGGTGACCGCTGATTCAGATAAACACGAAATTGTGCCTGAATGTGTCCTCAATTACTTCAGGAAAAACCTTGAACTCTTTCGCAACGCCCTTGAGATTAAGAGGATACTTGGAATGGAGACCTGCCTCCATGAGGTCGTTGAGATAATGGATGAGCTTCAGGCTGCCGGCGGTGAGGAGGTTGACATCGATGAAGTCGTGAATTCAGTCAAAGCCTGGGCCGATATGAAGCTCAGGGACCTCATAAAGGACATCGACCTCAGCGGTGATGAGGTACTCACCCTTCTGAACCAGGGTATGACAGCCAAACTTGAAAGGATATTTGATGATGTCCTCTCTGAGGCGCGCAGCATGATAAAAAAGCGAAGCGGTGTCGAATTTGACCCCTTCATAAAATCATATCCCCTCAAGATTGACCAGAGAGAGGTTGAAAGGGTTAAGAGGCTTGAGGCGGCTTCAAGGAATCTCAGGGAATTCGAGGTTAAGGTTGATGCTGCCACCAGACTGGGTGAACTGAGGGGAGCAGTCGAAGGTGAAATAAGGGATATAATGGAATTTGACTACCGCCTCGCCCTCGGACTCTTTGCCCATGAATATGAACTAACCGAACCGGAGTTCGGCGATGAAATAAGTCTAAGGGGGGCCCTTCACCTTAACCTTGTGGGATCCAGGAAACCTCAGCGTGTTGACTATCGCATCGGTGACCCTGACAATGTGGTGCTCCTGACCGGGGCCAACAGTGGGGGTAAAACAACCCTCCTTGAGACACTGGCCCAGGTCACCATAATGGCCCAGATGGGTCTGCCAGTCTGTGCCCTTGAGGCTTGTGTCAGGGTTGTTGATGAGGTTTACTTCATCTCAAAGAAGAGGTCACTGGATGCGGGTGCATTTGAATCATTCATAAGGACCTTCACCCCGGTCACCACAAGTGAAAATTCAAAGCTTATCCTCCTTGATGAGCTTGAGGCCATCACAGAACTTGAAGCTGCCGTGAAGATCATAGCAACATTCATAGAGTTCATAGGGGAGTCCAGTTCCCTTGCGGTCATCGTTACCCACATGGCCCGTGAAATAATGAAGTATGTTGATGTCAGGGTCGATGGTATTGAGGCCAGGGGCCTCGATGATGACTACAATTTAATAGTTGATAGAACACCCCGCATAAACTACCTTGCAAGGAGCACCCCTGAACTTATAATAAGGATGATCTATGAGAAATCCTCTGATGATGAGAGGATTGTCTATGGGAGGATACTTGAAAAGTTTCAGAAAACAGATAAAGCAGAAGAACAATAA
- a CDS encoding U32 family peptidase, with the protein MEIPELLAPAGSPDTFRVALNAGADAVYLSGKDFGARYYAENFSLREIREAVDYAHLYDRRVYVTLNTLIRDSEIRRVSDYLQELHAVGADAVIIQDPALLFLREELSIDIPLHASTQMTIHNMAGIRWAEEMGLERVIVARELSVDEIRDITSRAGVDIEVFIHGALCYSYSGQCLLSSFIGGRSGNRGRCAQPCRKKYELIQLKPERRVVNLPWKYLLSTRDLSAYMHLDRLVDAGVRSLKIEGRMRSAEYVATTVSVYRRALDEIKKGGWRPSRREFERLKLTFNRTLTGGHLVGEDFMGREYPGDRGLPIGYVEKYSGGRALIRLTSETVPRRGDGLFFQGNGMGIRLGDHLLDGGILSIPSKPVTPGSRVYLTGRRELQKFTEKLRSSHPPHLWDVELRFIATEDGEVHLTAEWSMDGRTLRESIETKFERALRRPLASDTIREQLLKAGAKPFRLSFAEFRYPGGLFHPISGLNALRRELLGRVEKRIIDEKRSGKVKEKKSSEKVSEGFGGRSAAGGGDGSPCISAYVEDIPSLEMALMVGAGRVYFEPQIHTDFRECDWNDVRSILREAMDIASGYDAEFVWKWPDITHDWLIRRLLKIEDEMCLNIMVGGCGIPGLIEGDVRIYGSSALNIYNSISAMLMSESFHMLTASPELSSEDLRGMEGNIEIPVHGNLTAMVTRDNPWRLVPHRFSTRSKSIWALKDSRGVIFPLNQLMGCETTIMNSKETCLIDFLPSLMEWGFRNFSIDCRIQSPERTGELVESYIEALETPERIGDIKKRIVGDAEYGITASHFRYGLRE; encoded by the coding sequence TTGGAGATACCTGAACTCCTTGCACCTGCTGGTTCCCCTGATACATTCAGGGTGGCCCTCAATGCCGGGGCCGATGCGGTTTATCTCTCAGGGAAGGACTTTGGTGCAAGGTACTATGCAGAGAATTTCAGCCTCAGGGAAATCCGGGAAGCCGTGGACTACGCTCACCTCTATGACAGGAGGGTCTACGTAACCCTCAACACACTCATAAGGGACTCGGAGATCCGGAGGGTATCGGATTACCTCCAGGAACTGCATGCAGTGGGGGCAGATGCTGTGATCATACAGGACCCCGCCCTGCTCTTTCTCAGGGAGGAACTCTCCATCGACATCCCCCTCCATGCCTCAACCCAGATGACCATCCACAACATGGCCGGGATCAGATGGGCGGAGGAGATGGGTCTTGAGAGAGTCATAGTTGCGAGGGAGCTCTCAGTTGATGAGATCAGGGATATAACCTCAAGGGCAGGGGTGGATATCGAGGTATTTATACATGGAGCCCTCTGCTACAGCTACTCTGGACAGTGCCTGCTCTCATCATTCATAGGGGGTAGAAGCGGTAACAGGGGTCGGTGCGCCCAGCCATGCAGAAAGAAGTATGAACTCATCCAGCTCAAACCCGAAAGGAGGGTTGTTAACCTCCCCTGGAAGTACCTCCTATCGACCAGGGACCTCTCAGCCTACATGCACCTTGACAGACTCGTGGATGCCGGTGTCAGGTCACTCAAGATAGAGGGCCGGATGAGGTCAGCCGAGTACGTCGCCACAACAGTCAGCGTATACCGGAGGGCCCTTGATGAGATAAAAAAGGGTGGCTGGAGACCCAGCAGGAGGGAGTTTGAAAGGCTGAAGCTGACATTCAACAGGACCCTTACCGGGGGCCACCTGGTCGGCGAGGACTTCATGGGCCGTGAATACCCTGGTGACCGTGGCCTTCCCATTGGATACGTTGAGAAGTACTCCGGGGGGAGGGCCCTCATAAGGCTGACCTCAGAGACCGTGCCCCGAAGGGGTGATGGCCTCTTCTTCCAGGGAAATGGCATGGGGATCCGCCTCGGTGACCACCTGCTTGATGGGGGTATTCTATCGATTCCCTCAAAACCTGTCACCCCGGGTAGCAGGGTCTATCTCACAGGACGAAGGGAACTCCAGAAATTCACTGAAAAGCTCAGGAGTTCGCATCCACCCCACCTCTGGGACGTTGAGCTCCGTTTCATTGCAACGGAGGACGGTGAAGTTCATCTCACAGCGGAATGGTCAATGGATGGAAGGACTCTGAGGGAATCCATTGAAACGAAGTTCGAGAGGGCCCTCAGGAGACCCCTTGCATCCGACACAATCAGAGAGCAGCTTCTAAAAGCCGGTGCTAAACCCTTCAGATTAAGTTTTGCGGAATTCAGATATCCTGGAGGACTTTTCCATCCCATCAGTGGCCTCAATGCCCTCCGGAGGGAGCTTCTCGGTAGAGTTGAGAAGAGAATAATTGATGAAAAGAGATCCGGGAAGGTTAAGGAGAAGAAATCGTCTGAGAAGGTTTCAGAGGGTTTCGGCGGGAGATCTGCAGCCGGGGGTGGAGATGGGAGTCCCTGCATCTCAGCATATGTTGAGGACATCCCATCCCTTGAGATGGCCCTGATGGTGGGGGCCGGGAGGGTGTACTTCGAACCCCAGATCCACACTGACTTCAGGGAATGTGACTGGAATGATGTCAGGTCAATCCTCAGGGAAGCCATGGACATTGCATCGGGATACGATGCTGAATTCGTATGGAAGTGGCCTGATATAACCCATGACTGGCTTATAAGGAGACTGCTCAAAATTGAAGATGAAATGTGCCTCAACATCATGGTGGGTGGGTGCGGGATTCCCGGCTTAATAGAGGGTGATGTGAGGATATATGGATCCTCCGCCCTCAACATATACAACAGCATATCTGCCATGCTGATGTCGGAGAGTTTCCACATGCTCACGGCTTCACCGGAGCTATCCAGTGAGGATCTCAGGGGCATGGAGGGTAACATTGAGATCCCGGTTCACGGTAACCTCACCGCAATGGTGACGAGGGACAACCCCTGGAGGCTGGTCCCCCATAGGTTCAGCACCAGATCGAAGTCCATCTGGGCTTTAAAGGATAGCAGAGGGGTCATATTCCCATTAAACCAGCTGATGGGCTGTGAAACCACCATCATGAACTCAAAGGAGACCTGTCTCATAGATTTCCTTCCATCACTGATGGAATGGGGTTTCAGGAATTTCTCCATTGACTGCCGCATCCAGTCACCCGAAAGAACAGGAGAACTTGTTGAATCATACATTGAGGCCCTTGAAACCCCTGAAAGGATAGGTGATATTAAGAAAAGAATTGTGGGGGATGCTGAATACGGGATAACAGCATCACACTTCAGGTATGGCCTCAGGGAGTAG